The Methanocaldococcus jannaschii DSM 2661 genome has a segment encoding these proteins:
- a CDS encoding energy-converting hydrogenase subunit EhaL family protein: MGLFELNLAIILFIIGNFIGLEYSYRKYSSPYVEKGIDKFALAISVFGGILINSPLYMLGCLLIGFPLGMRPGYGRVEFVVGLAVALFLYFLRW; the protein is encoded by the coding sequence ATGGGATTATTTGAGCTAAATTTGGCTATAATATTGTTTATCATTGGAAACTTTATTGGATTGGAATATAGCTATAGAAAATACTCCTCTCCTTATGTAGAAAAAGGTATTGATAAGTTTGCCTTAGCTATTTCAGTATTTGGGGGGATTTTAATTAATTCTCCGTTGTATATGCTTGGATGTCTATTAATTGGATTTCCTTTAGGTATGAGACCTGGATATGGAAGAGTTGAATTTGTTGTTGGATTAGCAGTTGCCCTGTTTCTTTATTTCTTGAGGTGGTAA
- a CDS encoding DUF1959 family protein, with protein sequence MTEIVDIDKKYVENSLKQKMNVLKDNRFLMDDVFIPIAKALKIEVEEVIEIFAKKLDFASCYELHAYAEQAKMGCLGRKVDIDLGLCWLSDFFGLIKKEEADLIRKKVVESYLLYKKPYKEALEEGRQMIIKLLKEE encoded by the coding sequence ATGACTGAGATTGTTGATATTGACAAAAAATATGTTGAGAATTCATTAAAACAGAAGATGAATGTTCTTAAGGATAATAGATTTTTAATGGATGATGTATTTATTCCAATAGCTAAAGCTTTAAAGATAGAGGTTGAGGAAGTTATTGAAATATTTGCAAAAAAATTGGATTTTGCATCTTGTTATGAACTCCATGCTTATGCAGAGCAGGCAAAGATGGGCTGTTTAGGAAGGAAGGTAGATATTGATTTAGGGCTGTGCTGGCTTAGTGATTTCTTTGGACTTATAAAAAAAGAAGAAGCAGATTTAATTAGAAAAAAGGTAGTTGAAAGTTATTTGCTGTATAAAAAGCCATATAAAGAGGCGTTGGAGGAAGGTAGGCAGATGATTATCAAATTGTTAAAGGAGGAATAG
- a CDS encoding NADH-quinone oxidoreductase subunit B family protein: MMKELFRKRSIHVCVVNTGGCNGCDIEIVACLAPRYDIEQYGIYVHNNPREADVLLVTGPVTLQWAERLKEIYEKTPEPKIVVAVGACALSGGIFKEGHVVGGVDKVIPVDAKIPGCPPRPSEIIETILKVAPKAIAMREKRLKNKDE, translated from the coding sequence ATGATGAAAGAATTATTCAGAAAAAGGTCAATACATGTTTGTGTTGTCAATACTGGGGGTTGTAATGGATGCGATATTGAGATAGTTGCCTGCTTAGCTCCAAGATACGATATTGAGCAGTATGGGATTTACGTCCATAATAACCCAAGAGAAGCGGATGTTTTATTAGTTACAGGGCCAGTAACTTTACAATGGGCAGAGAGATTAAAGGAGATTTATGAAAAAACACCAGAACCAAAGATAGTTGTTGCTGTTGGAGCTTGTGCATTGAGTGGAGGGATTTTTAAGGAAGGACATGTTGTTGGAGGAGTTGATAAAGTTATTCCTGTAGATGCAAAAATCCCTGGATGTCCTCCAAGACCTTCTGAGATTATTGAAACAATCTTAAAGGTAGCTCCTAAGGCAATAGCAATGAGAGAAAAGAGATTAAAAAATAAAGATGAGTGA
- a CDS encoding 4Fe-4S binding protein, protein MIKEIIAKHFNLADKNIQLLPKFNIILNKREIIVKEDKCISCGKCIEICPVNAITYSSDGLYITINKEKCVFCGKCKKVCPTNAIVIIRLRCEINEDARIIEVDKYEFIDYISERCASCLVCLRNCPFNAIEEYGSKIRIDINKCELCGKCEEICPLNAIILR, encoded by the coding sequence ATGATAAAGGAAATAATAGCTAAACATTTCAATTTAGCTGATAAAAATATCCAATTACTCCCAAAATTTAATATTATTTTAAATAAAAGAGAGATTATCGTTAAAGAGGATAAATGCATTAGCTGTGGAAAATGTATTGAAATCTGCCCAGTGAATGCAATAACCTACAGTAGTGATGGGTTATATATAACTATTAATAAAGAAAAATGTGTGTTTTGTGGAAAATGCAAAAAAGTTTGTCCAACAAATGCAATTGTAATAATAAGATTGAGATGCGAAATTAACGAAGATGCAAGGATTATTGAAGTAGATAAGTATGAATTTATTGATTATATAAGTGAGAGATGTGCATCTTGCTTAGTTTGTTTAAGGAATTGCCCATTTAATGCTATTGAAGAATATGGAAGTAAAATAAGGATTGATATAAATAAGTGTGAGCTTTGTGGAAAGTGTGAAGAAATTTGCCCGTTAAATGCTATAATATTACGATAA
- a CDS encoding 4Fe-4S binding protein → MITLIEIKKSLDEILSKIDGDKKYINEVAKKITPITYKLLYINETKCIRCNLCYKECPVDAIEKAKVKKSAKIIEDKCVKCEICAQTCPVGAIYVIEGRAEIEDSEVHYTIKEKSIPHRKIRLKKYELDENTCIKCGICARFCPTNAIKAVRRKSIEVNLDLCMGCGACAEVCPKKCIKVERELGEVIKTRDIEVDKNLCVGCLVCIEECPINAIDQDGDKVKINKDKCILCGRCVDVCPTNAIKMWEKK, encoded by the coding sequence GTGATTACATTGATTGAGATAAAAAAGTCATTGGATGAGATATTATCAAAGATAGATGGGGATAAAAAGTATATTAATGAGGTAGCCAAAAAAATAACTCCCATAACTTATAAATTGTTATATATCAACGAAACTAAATGTATTAGATGCAATCTTTGCTACAAAGAATGCCCAGTAGATGCAATTGAAAAAGCGAAGGTTAAAAAATCTGCAAAGATAATTGAAGATAAATGTGTTAAATGTGAAATTTGTGCCCAAACATGCCCTGTTGGAGCAATATATGTTATAGAGGGAAGGGCAGAGATTGAAGATAGCGAAGTTCATTATACAATAAAAGAAAAATCAATCCCTCACAGAAAGATTAGGTTAAAAAAATATGAGCTTGATGAAAATACTTGCATAAAATGCGGAATTTGTGCAAGATTCTGTCCAACAAATGCTATAAAGGCAGTTAGAAGAAAGAGCATTGAGGTTAATTTAGATTTATGTATGGGTTGTGGTGCTTGTGCTGAGGTCTGCCCAAAAAAATGTATAAAGGTTGAGAGAGAGCTTGGAGAGGTAATAAAAACCAGAGACATTGAAGTTGATAAAAATCTATGTGTTGGATGTTTAGTTTGTATTGAAGAATGTCCTATCAACGCAATTGATCAAGATGGAGATAAAGTTAAGATTAATAAGGATAAGTGCATATTGTGTGGAAGATGTGTAGATGTATGTCCAACTAATGCCATAAAGATGTGGGAAAAGAAATAA
- a CDS encoding 4Fe-4S binding protein: MASSLWYLYEFARKKWIKRFIDAKSDKSSYIPPERYRKIPPIVKFPEKCISCEGCKESCPAFAIEMIYNEEYNKKLPVIDEGSCVACANCIEVCPTGVLEMDKHRVETEGLFFDKPKYSNLIIDEEVCVRCGNCERACPINVIERKEGKYVINMALCISCKECIKVCPIENAIVVVDEKTLKEKIDKAFEIKNKKITGKLEIKENVIEKIPHIVSGLCVSCGICKDVCVGEIDLNEKKVVECVKCGLCIEVCSTTAIRIYKPIIPKRKDICYVIDEDLCIGCRICQKVCGSGAIKISKETKLPYIVPELCVRGGACARECPVGAIKVVKPEEAEEAVKVRIIEDKIIESIEKDLVLYTEKYGKVKEEIEKLSLKKLKEELKRRVYEENKRIMEKKRELYDKGNNS, from the coding sequence ATGGCATCTTCGCTATGGTATCTTTATGAATTTGCAAGAAAAAAGTGGATTAAAAGATTTATTGATGCAAAATCAGATAAAAGCTCCTATATTCCTCCAGAAAGATATAGAAAAATACCTCCAATTGTTAAATTTCCTGAGAAATGTATATCCTGTGAAGGTTGTAAGGAAAGTTGTCCAGCCTTTGCAATTGAAATGATATACAACGAAGAGTATAACAAAAAACTTCCAGTGATTGATGAAGGTTCTTGTGTAGCATGTGCCAACTGTATTGAAGTTTGTCCAACAGGAGTTTTAGAGATGGATAAGCATAGGGTTGAGACAGAGGGCTTATTTTTTGATAAACCTAAATATAGCAATCTTATAATTGACGAGGAAGTCTGTGTTAGATGTGGAAATTGCGAAAGAGCTTGCCCAATCAATGTAATTGAGCGTAAAGAAGGGAAATATGTAATAAATATGGCTTTATGTATTTCTTGTAAAGAATGTATCAAAGTTTGTCCTATAGAGAATGCAATAGTTGTTGTTGATGAAAAAACATTGAAAGAGAAGATAGATAAAGCCTTTGAAATTAAAAATAAAAAAATTACTGGGAAGTTGGAAATTAAGGAGAACGTTATTGAAAAAATTCCACATATTGTTAGTGGCTTGTGTGTAAGTTGTGGAATATGTAAAGATGTATGCGTAGGAGAGATTGATTTAAATGAAAAAAAGGTTGTTGAGTGCGTAAAGTGTGGTTTATGTATAGAAGTTTGTTCAACTACTGCAATAAGGATTTATAAACCAATTATACCAAAGAGGAAGGATATTTGCTACGTTATTGATGAGGATTTGTGTATTGGCTGTAGAATTTGTCAGAAAGTGTGTGGGTCAGGGGCTATTAAAATTAGCAAAGAGACAAAACTACCATATATTGTTCCAGAGTTGTGTGTTAGAGGAGGAGCATGCGCAAGAGAATGTCCTGTTGGAGCTATAAAAGTTGTTAAGCCAGAAGAGGCAGAAGAGGCGGTTAAAGTTAGAATAATAGAGGATAAGATAATTGAGAGCATTGAGAAGGATTTAGTCTTATACACTGAGAAGTATGGAAAGGTTAAAGAAGAGATTGAAAAGTTATCCCTCAAAAAGTTGAAAGAAGAGCTAAAAAGGAGAGTTTATGAAGAAAATAAAAGAATAATGGAAAAAAAGAGGGAGCTGTATGATAAAGGAAATAATAGCTAA
- a CDS encoding hydrogenase large subunit, whose amino-acid sequence MATIPIGPIHPVLKEPLRIKLVLDGEKPVDAEIEMGYVHRGIEKIMEGKHCHKGIHLAERVCGICSYVHTMTFAECIEHISKIEIPDKAKYLRVVTCELERIHSHLIASAVYNLSIEHETLAMWLLNVREIIMDLMEMITGNRVNMGYNVIGGVRRDINREMMDEIYKKLDIFEDELKNIIEVFETGPLIALRSKEIGILPYHEVMRTRAVGPICRGSGLPESDWRLRHSTYQELKFKPVWREEGDNFARMMVRHEEIIESVRLIREALEHYEECSGDIRVKAEIKGGKGEWRNEAPRGEVTYRMEITDGGIIKRIMIRTPTVMNLEAYKYMLKTCPTVADAVSAYTSIDPCVSCTERCIVAVKDGKEIPISIKFR is encoded by the coding sequence ATGGCAACAATTCCTATAGGACCAATTCATCCAGTATTGAAAGAGCCGTTAAGGATTAAACTTGTTTTAGATGGAGAGAAACCTGTTGATGCTGAAATTGAAATGGGTTATGTTCATAGAGGAATAGAAAAAATTATGGAAGGAAAACATTGCCATAAAGGAATTCACTTAGCAGAAAGAGTTTGTGGTATCTGTTCCTATGTGCATACGATGACGTTTGCTGAATGCATTGAGCATATATCAAAGATAGAGATTCCAGACAAGGCAAAATATCTTAGGGTAGTTACTTGTGAATTAGAGAGAATACACAGCCATTTAATTGCTTCAGCAGTGTATAATTTATCTATTGAACATGAAACACTTGCTATGTGGCTTTTGAATGTTAGGGAAATAATTATGGATTTAATGGAGATGATTACTGGAAATAGGGTTAATATGGGTTATAATGTAATTGGGGGAGTTAGAAGAGACATAAATAGAGAGATGATGGATGAGATATATAAAAAACTCGATATCTTTGAAGATGAACTAAAAAATATTATTGAGGTTTTTGAAACAGGGCCTTTAATAGCTTTAAGAAGTAAAGAAATTGGTATTTTGCCATATCATGAAGTTATGAGGACGAGGGCTGTTGGGCCAATTTGTAGAGGTTCTGGATTGCCAGAAAGTGATTGGAGGTTAAGACATTCAACATATCAAGAGTTGAAATTTAAGCCAGTGTGGAGGGAGGAAGGAGATAACTTTGCAAGGATGATGGTTAGGCATGAAGAGATTATTGAGAGCGTTAGATTAATTAGAGAGGCTTTAGAGCATTATGAAGAGTGTTCTGGAGATATAAGGGTTAAGGCAGAGATTAAAGGAGGAAAAGGAGAGTGGAGGAATGAAGCTCCAAGAGGAGAGGTAACTTATAGGATGGAAATAACTGATGGAGGGATAATAAAGAGGATAATGATTAGAACTCCTACAGTTATGAACTTGGAGGCGTATAAATATATGCTAAAGACTTGTCCAACTGTAGCTGATGCTGTATCTGCTTATACAAGTATCGACCCTTGCGTTTCATGCACAGAGAGATGCATAGTTGCAGTAAAGGATGGCAAGGAGATTCCAATTAGTATTAAATTTAGGTGA